In the genome of Halapricum salinum, one region contains:
- a CDS encoding Cdc6/Cdc18 family protein produces the protein MTDTDHDSENGTDSGQTEARSSVSIDEQSDPDSGSSVLDDVVLDSVEDADEDADEASRGLFDDLLSGEPIFEKKEVLRPSYTPRKLPHREDQINSMATILVSALRGDTPSNILIYGKTGTGKTASAKFVSEELETTSQKYEVPCEVEYINCEVTDTQYRVLAQLANKFIEKNRQHLSDHIDELEGLRERAREDGTVLATEEFESLDDLDSTIEDLREERDSFEEVPMTGWPTDRVYNSFFEAVDQTERVVVIMLDEIDKLVEKSGDDTLYNLSRMNSELENSRVSIMGISNDLKFTDFLDPRVKSSLGEEEIVFPPYDANQLRDILEARAQVAFEDDSLSGEVIPLCAAFAAQEHGDARRALDLLRTAGELAERDKTDKVLEDHVRQAQEKIELDRVVEVVRTLPTQSKLVLFAIILLEKNGVHNINTGEVYNIYKSLCEEIDADVLTQRRVTDLISELDMLGIVNAVVVSKGRYGRTKEISLSVPIDETEAVLLSDSRLGDIEDVQPFVQARFDH, from the coding sequence ATGACTGACACAGACCACGACTCCGAGAACGGGACCGACTCCGGGCAGACGGAGGCCCGATCCAGCGTATCGATCGACGAGCAGAGCGATCCGGACTCCGGGTCGTCAGTCCTCGACGACGTCGTCCTCGATTCGGTCGAGGACGCCGACGAGGACGCCGACGAAGCCTCCCGTGGGTTGTTCGACGACCTTCTCAGTGGCGAGCCGATCTTCGAGAAGAAGGAGGTCCTTCGCCCGTCCTACACGCCGCGGAAACTCCCCCATCGGGAGGACCAGATCAACAGCATGGCGACGATTCTCGTCAGCGCCCTCCGCGGAGATACCCCGTCCAATATCCTGATCTACGGGAAGACAGGCACTGGAAAGACTGCCAGCGCGAAGTTCGTCAGCGAGGAACTCGAAACCACGTCCCAGAAGTACGAGGTCCCGTGTGAAGTCGAGTACATCAACTGTGAAGTGACCGACACACAGTACCGGGTACTCGCCCAGCTCGCGAACAAGTTCATCGAGAAGAACCGCCAGCATCTTTCCGACCACATCGACGAACTCGAAGGCTTGCGTGAGCGTGCTCGTGAGGACGGGACGGTCCTCGCGACCGAGGAGTTCGAGTCCCTCGACGATCTCGACTCGACGATCGAAGACCTCCGTGAGGAACGCGACAGTTTCGAAGAAGTCCCCATGACCGGCTGGCCGACCGACCGCGTCTACAACAGCTTCTTCGAGGCCGTCGATCAGACCGAACGCGTCGTCGTCATCATGCTCGACGAGATCGACAAGCTCGTCGAGAAGTCCGGTGACGACACCCTCTACAACCTCTCGCGGATGAACTCCGAACTGGAGAACTCCCGCGTCTCGATCATGGGAATCTCCAACGACCTGAAGTTCACCGACTTTCTCGATCCTCGTGTCAAATCTTCACTCGGTGAAGAGGAGATCGTCTTCCCACCGTACGACGCAAACCAGCTTCGAGACATTCTGGAGGCTCGCGCACAGGTCGCCTTCGAGGACGACTCGCTGTCGGGCGAGGTCATCCCGCTGTGTGCCGCGTTCGCCGCCCAGGAACACGGCGACGCCCGCCGCGCGCTCGACCTCCTCCGGACCGCAGGCGAACTCGCCGAGCGTGACAAGACCGACAAAGTGCTGGAGGATCACGTCCGACAGGCCCAGGAGAAGATCGAACTCGACCGCGTCGTCGAAGTCGTCCGTACCCTCCCCACCCAGTCGAAACTCGTCCTCTTCGCCATCATCCTCCTGGAGAAGAACGGCGTCCACAACATCAACACCGGCGAGGTCTACAACATCTACAAGAGTCTCTGTGAGGAGATCGACGCCGACGTCCTCACCCAGCGCCGCGTGACCGATCTCATCTCGGAACTGGACATGCTCGGTATCGTCAACGCCGTCGTCGTCTCCAAGGGACGATACGGCCGTACCAAAGAGATCTCGCTGTCGGTCCCGATCGACGAGACCGAAGCCGTCCTCCTGAGCGACTCACGACTCGGCGACATCGAGGACGTCCAGCCGTTCGTCCAGGCCCGGTTCGATCACTGA
- a CDS encoding peroxiredoxin family protein, giving the protein MPRAGDDAPTFELPGVVDGEFDRQSLDSYLGEEVVILMFYPADFNPACDEEGSDVGELDLFTMQKDVTILAISPDSVHSHRVFADRYDLKVPLLSDTRREVGEAYDVVDDRDEGYLLQRAVFVIDLNGMIQYRWTTSDPYELPQVEPIRVTVEAIGGDSTALSRYRVGHAHYVEGRRAFTSAMNGFGDHDWMIARSDFERAREEFEEAAEEFDTAFRFSDSPVLDEPFDRARSKANSLWQAADWLADAADAYSSGDGAVGEGYRQDAEAPLETARDIEEPLNPDDIVSEDGEILLEREEKTSIMDEIRDEAADEDDLEAAGGVDLEVEEVEIDDDEDEDKRGMETEAERRAREYGGKGVEMGDSGGAEAGQIEDAVGAVAPEAEEPVEDNRTEPVELAEDERADGERESDEDTDVSDEEVAEIAAELEQQSGGEDRADGDEDEREDADVSDEEVAEIAAELEGSEGDQRESSE; this is encoded by the coding sequence ATGCCCAGAGCGGGGGACGACGCGCCGACCTTCGAGTTGCCAGGGGTGGTCGACGGCGAATTCGATCGCCAGTCCCTCGATTCGTACCTCGGCGAGGAGGTCGTGATCCTCATGTTCTACCCCGCGGACTTCAACCCCGCCTGTGACGAGGAGGGATCGGACGTCGGCGAACTCGATCTCTTCACCATGCAGAAGGACGTGACGATCCTGGCGATCTCGCCCGACAGCGTCCACAGCCACCGCGTCTTCGCCGACCGCTACGACCTCAAGGTCCCACTTTTGAGCGACACTCGTCGAGAGGTGGGCGAGGCCTACGACGTCGTCGACGACCGCGACGAAGGGTATCTGCTCCAGCGAGCCGTGTTCGTGATCGATCTCAACGGGATGATCCAGTATCGCTGGACGACCAGCGACCCCTACGAGCTCCCGCAGGTCGAACCCATCCGCGTGACAGTGGAAGCGATCGGCGGCGACTCGACGGCCCTCTCTCGGTATCGAGTCGGCCACGCCCACTACGTCGAGGGGCGGCGGGCGTTCACGAGTGCGATGAACGGGTTCGGCGACCACGACTGGATGATCGCCCGGAGCGACTTCGAGCGGGCTCGCGAGGAGTTCGAGGAGGCCGCCGAGGAGTTCGACACGGCCTTCCGATTCAGCGATTCGCCAGTGCTGGACGAACCGTTCGATCGGGCTCGTAGCAAGGCCAACTCGCTGTGGCAGGCTGCCGACTGGCTGGCCGACGCCGCAGACGCCTACTCCAGTGGCGACGGGGCCGTTGGCGAGGGGTACCGTCAGGACGCCGAGGCGCCGCTGGAGACCGCCCGTGACATCGAGGAACCGCTGAACCCGGACGATATCGTCAGCGAAGACGGTGAGATCCTCCTCGAACGCGAAGAGAAGACCTCGATCATGGACGAGATCCGCGACGAGGCCGCCGACGAGGACGACCTCGAAGCCGCCGGCGGTGTCGACCTCGAAGTCGAGGAAGTCGAGATCGACGACGACGAGGACGAAGACAAACGGGGGATGGAGACCGAGGCCGAGCGCCGCGCCCGCGAGTACGGCGGGAAGGGCGTCGAGATGGGCGATTCCGGCGGGGCCGAGGCCGGCCAGATCGAGGACGCCGTCGGTGCGGTCGCACCCGAGGCCGAGGAACCGGTCGAGGACAACCGAACCGAGCCGGTCGAACTCGCGGAGGATGAGCGAGCGGACGGCGAGCGGGAGAGTGACGAGGACACGGACGTCTCAGACGAGGAAGTCGCCGAGATCGCAGCCGAACTCGAACAGCAAAGCGGTGGCGAGGACCGCGCGGACGGCGACGAAGACGAGCGCGAGGACGCGGATGTCTCGGACGAAGAAGTCGCCGAAATCGCTGCCGAACTGGAAGGCAGCGAGGGCGACCAGCGAGAGTCCTCGGAGTGA
- a CDS encoding Era-like GTP-binding protein has protein sequence MGLLTGLRDSISRAAATLFSEQDPKRIGIYGPPNAGKTTLANRIARDWTEHGDAVGPESHVPHETRRARRKENVEIERDGGTVSIDIVDTPGVTTKVDYTEFLEHDMEKEDAVRRSREATEGVAEAMHWLREDVDGVVYVLDSTTDPFTQVNTMLIGIIESQDLPVLILANKIDKEDSSVQRIRNAFPQHETIPLSALEGDNMDEVYDKIAEYFG, from the coding sequence ATGGGACTGCTCACAGGACTCAGGGACAGCATTTCCCGTGCGGCGGCGACGCTGTTCTCTGAACAAGACCCGAAACGTATCGGCATCTACGGGCCTCCGAACGCGGGCAAGACGACGCTCGCCAACCGGATCGCTCGCGACTGGACAGAACACGGCGACGCCGTCGGACCGGAGAGTCACGTTCCCCACGAGACTCGTCGGGCTCGCCGCAAGGAGAACGTCGAAATCGAGCGTGACGGCGGTACCGTCTCGATCGACATCGTCGACACGCCCGGCGTCACCACGAAGGTCGACTACACGGAGTTTCTCGAACACGACATGGAGAAAGAGGACGCCGTCCGCCGGTCGCGGGAGGCGACCGAGGGCGTCGCCGAGGCCATGCACTGGCTCCGCGAGGACGTCGACGGCGTGGTGTACGTGCTGGACAGCACGACCGACCCGTTCACGCAGGTCAACACGATGCTCATCGGTATCATCGAGAGTCAGGACCTGCCGGTGCTGATCCTCGCGAACAAGATCGACAAGGAAGATTCGTCGGTCCAGCGGATCCGCAACGCCTTCCCCCAGCACGAGACGATCCCGCTGTCGGCACTCGAAGGTGACAACATGGACGAGGTCTACGACAAGATCGCGGAGTACTTCGGGTGA
- a CDS encoding DUF2073 domain-containing protein, with the protein MAEVKAPDDGEGVQIDMISAQRMEGLTSMEKIRMILDGVRDGNIVILEEGLTPDEESRLIEVTMTEISPDEFNGIEIESYPQSGDDDGSFLGRLMGKESTPKKLTVIGPADQIETLHKDETLISALVSRN; encoded by the coding sequence ATGGCAGAAGTCAAAGCACCAGACGACGGTGAAGGCGTGCAGATCGACATGATCAGCGCCCAGCGGATGGAGGGCCTGACGAGCATGGAGAAGATCCGGATGATCCTCGACGGCGTGCGCGATGGCAACATCGTGATCCTCGAAGAGGGCCTCACGCCGGACGAGGAATCCCGGCTCATCGAGGTCACGATGACCGAGATCAGCCCGGACGAGTTCAACGGGATCGAGATCGAGAGCTATCCCCAGTCAGGCGACGACGACGGAAGTTTCCTCGGCCGACTCATGGGCAAGGAATCGACGCCGAAGAAGTTGACCGTGATCGGGCCGGCAGACCAGATCGAGACCCTGCACAAGGACGAAACGCTCATCAGCGCACTCGTCTCTCGCAACTGA
- a CDS encoding DUF367 family protein — MELHVRYEGNDDPDKCSARKLARFDLAELHRSTRATPSGVVLNPFAEQALSPADADRKRLVALDCSWETAEREAFDLDGVHRALPFLVAANPINYGTAFQLNTVEAFAGALVILGHREQAEEILSKFSWGHTFLELNEEPLRRYSECADSAEILDVQDDYLADE, encoded by the coding sequence GTGGAGCTTCACGTCCGCTACGAGGGCAACGACGACCCCGACAAGTGTAGCGCCCGCAAGCTCGCTCGCTTCGACCTCGCCGAGCTACACCGCTCGACGCGAGCCACGCCATCTGGAGTCGTCCTCAACCCCTTCGCCGAACAGGCGCTGTCGCCTGCAGATGCCGACCGGAAGCGGCTGGTCGCGCTCGACTGCTCGTGGGAGACTGCCGAACGCGAGGCCTTCGATCTTGACGGTGTCCACCGCGCACTCCCCTTCCTCGTCGCCGCGAACCCGATCAACTACGGGACGGCCTTCCAGCTCAACACCGTCGAAGCGTTCGCCGGCGCGCTCGTAATTCTGGGCCACCGCGAACAGGCCGAAGAGATCCTCTCGAAGTTCTCGTGGGGCCACACCTTTCTGGAACTCAACGAGGAACCCTTGCGGCGCTACAGCGAGTGTGCCGACTCCGCCGAGATTCTCGACGTGCAGGACGACTATCTGGCCGACGAATGA
- a CDS encoding O-acetylhomoserine aminocarboxypropyltransferase/cysteine synthase family protein — MSDDRGFETDALHVGQEEPDPATGARAPPIYQTTSYVFEDAEDAAQQFALEKPGHIYSRLMNPTCSMLQERLAALEGGVGAVATASGMAALNLATFLLADVGDNVVTASALYGGTYTYYTHTAPRNGVETRFVDTLDYDAYEEAIDEDTAYVHLETIGNPALVTPDIERIADIAHENDTPLFVDNTFATPYLCNPLEHGADLVWNSTTKWIHGSGTTIGGVLVDGGSFPWSDHAEKYPEVAGDNPAYHGVNFEERFGEAAFTYAAIARGLRDLGCQQSPFDAWQTLQGLESLPMRMDRHCENAQLVAEWLEDHEEVSWVTYPGLESHETHENASKYLDGGYGGMITFGLEEGYEAARDTVESTELASLLANVGDAKTLIIHPASTTHQQLSDEEKAAAGVTDDMVRLSVGVEDPQDIIDDLDQAITWSTH, encoded by the coding sequence ATGAGTGACGACCGCGGATTCGAGACGGACGCCCTGCACGTCGGTCAGGAAGAGCCGGACCCGGCGACGGGCGCGCGAGCACCGCCGATCTACCAGACGACCAGCTACGTCTTCGAGGACGCAGAGGACGCGGCCCAGCAGTTCGCCCTAGAGAAGCCGGGCCACATCTACTCGCGACTGATGAACCCGACCTGCTCGATGCTGCAGGAACGGCTCGCCGCACTCGAAGGTGGGGTCGGTGCCGTCGCCACGGCCTCGGGAATGGCCGCGCTCAATCTGGCGACCTTCCTGCTGGCGGACGTCGGCGACAACGTCGTCACCGCCTCCGCACTCTACGGCGGGACCTACACCTATTACACCCACACTGCGCCGCGCAACGGCGTCGAGACGCGCTTCGTCGACACACTGGACTACGACGCCTACGAAGAGGCCATCGACGAGGACACGGCCTACGTCCACCTCGAAACCATCGGCAACCCCGCGCTGGTGACCCCCGATATCGAGCGTATCGCCGACATCGCCCACGAGAACGACACGCCGCTGTTCGTGGACAACACCTTCGCGACACCCTACCTGTGTAACCCGCTCGAACACGGCGCGGACCTGGTGTGGAACTCCACGACCAAGTGGATCCACGGCTCCGGAACCACGATCGGTGGCGTCCTCGTCGACGGGGGCTCCTTCCCCTGGAGCGACCACGCCGAGAAGTACCCCGAAGTCGCCGGCGACAACCCCGCCTACCACGGCGTCAACTTCGAGGAGCGCTTCGGCGAGGCCGCCTTTACATACGCGGCCATCGCTCGCGGGCTGCGTGACCTGGGCTGCCAGCAGTCCCCCTTCGACGCCTGGCAGACGCTGCAAGGTCTCGAATCGCTGCCGATGCGGATGGATCGCCACTGCGAGAACGCCCAGCTCGTGGCGGAGTGGCTCGAAGACCACGAGGAAGTCTCCTGGGTCACCTATCCCGGCCTCGAATCACACGAGACCCACGAGAACGCCTCGAAATATCTCGACGGCGGCTACGGCGGCATGATCACCTTCGGGCTCGAAGAAGGGTACGAGGCCGCGCGTGACACCGTGGAGTCGACCGAGTTGGCGAGTCTGCTCGCGAACGTCGGCGACGCCAAGACGCTGATCATCCACCCGGCGAGTACGACCCACCAGCAGCTTTCGGACGAAGAGAAGGCCGCTGCCGGCGTCACCGACGACATGGTCCGGCTCTCGGTGGGTGTCGAGGACCCGCAGGACATCATCGACGATCTGGATCAGGCGATCACCTGGTCGACGCACTAG
- a CDS encoding S26 family signal peptidase, giving the protein MRDDEWQSAGDDQPSRRDDANEGFPESGHEDGAPGESEQWSADRRERASSQHETETQSHRGGHESAPRQRTPGESDVPNWVLYVWDLASSVVIVALIGALLFTASGIWPPMVAVESGSMEPTLERGDLVFVMESDRFPGPNAHETGIVTARAAEGTGYTKFDGPGDVVVYEPDGNERDTPVIHRAMFWVEEGENWVEKADPEYLNGNSVCERGSSGNRVPNCPAPHDGFITKGDANPSYDQVSGIADSPVKPKWIIGTAELSVPYLGNIRLSASASATPPTNTNLTASGEAMTNATG; this is encoded by the coding sequence ATGCGAGACGACGAGTGGCAGTCGGCCGGCGACGACCAGCCCTCCCGCCGGGACGACGCCAACGAGGGGTTTCCCGAAAGCGGCCACGAGGATGGGGCTCCGGGAGAGTCCGAGCAGTGGTCGGCGGATCGGCGCGAACGAGCGTCGTCGCAGCACGAAACCGAGACCCAGTCTCATCGGGGTGGCCACGAATCAGCGCCTCGCCAGCGCACTCCGGGAGAGTCAGACGTCCCAAACTGGGTGCTCTACGTCTGGGATCTGGCCAGCAGTGTAGTGATCGTCGCGCTGATCGGGGCGTTGCTGTTCACCGCCAGCGGGATCTGGCCGCCGATGGTCGCCGTCGAGAGCGGGAGCATGGAGCCGACCCTGGAGCGGGGCGATCTGGTGTTCGTCATGGAGAGCGATCGGTTCCCTGGCCCGAACGCCCACGAGACGGGAATCGTCACCGCTCGGGCGGCCGAGGGAACGGGCTACACGAAGTTCGACGGCCCCGGAGACGTGGTCGTCTACGAACCGGACGGCAACGAACGCGACACGCCCGTGATACACCGCGCGATGTTCTGGGTCGAAGAGGGTGAGAACTGGGTCGAGAAGGCCGATCCCGAGTATCTCAACGGAAACAGTGTCTGCGAACGTGGAAGCAGCGGAAATCGGGTGCCGAACTGTCCGGCCCCACACGACGGGTTCATCACGAAAGGAGACGCGAATCCGAGTTACGATCAGGTCTCGGGAATCGCGGACAGCCCCGTCAAACCGAAGTGGATCATCGGCACGGCAGAGCTGTCCGTCCCCTACCTGGGGAACATCAGGCTGAGTGCGAGTGCCAGCGCGACACCGCCGACGAACACGAACCTGACGGCCAGTGGCGAGGCGATGACGAACGCGACCGGCTGA
- a CDS encoding DNA-directed DNA polymerase II small subunit, whose amino-acid sequence MPLETPARIVSELAARGYNAEREAITLLADAEDTDAALERALEAVPQDALKIEVSHVKRSLETDTGPASADPPSAAGTTPSSPPTEDPSVSTGNNTQTSTDSGGLDAVETEGGSRHIDPEQLVVDIAGDMTGESTGTGEYKDFVAVFRDRYERLSKKLRGRVNHRPTDALEALPGNEEAALVGMVSDIRSTASGHWLVELEDTNGTFPTLVMKDRKIADLVQELLLDEVIAVEGTLADDGGILFVDSLHFPDVPRTHEPSTADRPVKAALISDVHVGSQEFMADAWHRFADWLHTDDAEGVEYLLIAGDMVEGVGVYPDQDEELDVIDIYDQYERFSEYLKEVPGDMEIVMIPGNHDAVRLAEPQPAFDSELRDIMSAHDARFTSNPSTVTIEGVSVLMYHGVSLDEVIAELPDEKANYDEPHKAMYQLLKKRHVAPQYGGHTRLAPEEKDHLIIDEVPDIFHSGHVHKLGYGKYHNVLTINSGCWQAQTDFQKSVNIDPDAGFAPIVDLETLELTIRSFG is encoded by the coding sequence GTGCCTCTGGAGACGCCCGCCCGGATCGTCAGCGAACTCGCAGCCCGCGGCTACAACGCCGAACGCGAGGCCATCACGTTACTCGCCGACGCTGAGGACACCGACGCGGCACTCGAACGCGCACTCGAAGCCGTCCCCCAGGACGCGCTGAAAATCGAAGTCTCCCACGTCAAGCGATCTCTCGAAACCGACACCGGGCCCGCCAGTGCTGACCCACCGTCGGCTGCTGGAACCACGCCATCGTCTCCGCCGACTGAAGACCCCTCTGTTTCGACTGGAAACAACACCCAAACATCGACAGATAGCGGCGGGCTGGATGCAGTCGAAACGGAGGGGGGATCACGTCACATCGATCCCGAGCAGCTCGTCGTCGACATCGCCGGCGACATGACAGGTGAGTCGACCGGGACGGGCGAGTACAAGGATTTCGTGGCGGTCTTCCGCGATCGCTACGAGCGTCTCTCGAAGAAGTTGCGTGGGCGGGTGAACCACCGCCCGACCGACGCACTCGAAGCCCTGCCCGGCAACGAGGAGGCCGCGCTCGTCGGGATGGTTAGCGACATTCGCTCGACCGCTAGCGGCCACTGGCTGGTCGAACTCGAAGACACGAACGGGACCTTTCCGACGCTCGTGATGAAAGACCGGAAGATCGCCGATCTCGTCCAGGAACTCCTGCTGGACGAGGTGATCGCCGTCGAGGGGACGCTGGCCGACGACGGCGGTATTCTGTTCGTCGACTCGCTTCACTTTCCGGACGTCCCGCGGACCCACGAACCCTCGACGGCCGACCGACCCGTGAAGGCCGCACTCATCAGCGACGTCCACGTCGGCAGCCAGGAGTTCATGGCCGACGCCTGGCACCGCTTCGCCGACTGGCTCCACACCGACGACGCCGAGGGTGTCGAATACCTCCTGATCGCCGGGGACATGGTCGAGGGCGTCGGCGTCTACCCCGACCAGGACGAGGAACTGGACGTCATCGACATCTACGACCAGTACGAGCGCTTCTCGGAGTACCTGAAAGAAGTTCCGGGCGACATGGAGATCGTCATGATCCCGGGCAACCACGACGCCGTCCGCCTCGCAGAACCACAGCCGGCCTTCGATTCGGAACTTCGGGACATCATGTCCGCCCACGACGCCCGTTTCACCTCCAACCCCTCGACCGTGACCATCGAGGGCGTCTCGGTGCTGATGTACCACGGGGTCAGTCTGGACGAAGTCATCGCCGAGCTGCCCGACGAGAAAGCCAACTACGACGAGCCGCACAAGGCGATGTACCAGCTCCTCAAGAAGCGCCACGTCGCGCCCCAGTACGGTGGTCACACCCGCCTCGCACCCGAAGAGAAGGACCATCTCATCATTGACGAAGTGCCCGACATCTTCCACTCGGGGCACGTCCACAAACTCGGCTACGGGAAGTACCACAACGTCCTCACGATCAATTCGGGCTGTTGGCAGGCCCAGACGGACTTCCAGAAGAGCGTGAATATCGATCCTGACGCCGGCTTTGCACCCATCGTCGACCTGGAGACGCTGGAACTCACGATCCGCAGTTTCGGTTGA
- a CDS encoding nuclear transport factor 2 family protein, with amino-acid sequence MDERAATARTYYRSLDEHDYETLESILTPDFVHRRPDMTIDGRAEFVQFMREERPQSDTSHPIDAIYEQADGLAVEGRLLSAGGKQITAFVDVMTFAEGDISAITTYTTP; translated from the coding sequence ATGGACGAGCGAGCGGCGACCGCACGGACGTACTATCGGTCGCTCGACGAGCACGACTACGAGACGCTCGAATCCATTCTGACGCCCGATTTCGTCCACCGACGCCCCGACATGACGATCGATGGGCGGGCCGAGTTCGTCCAGTTCATGCGCGAGGAGCGTCCGCAGAGCGACACGAGCCATCCGATCGACGCGATCTACGAGCAGGCGGATGGGCTGGCCGTCGAAGGGCGGTTGTTGTCCGCGGGTGGGAAGCAGATTACCGCGTTCGTCGATGTAATGACCTTTGCTGAGGGGGATATTTCGGCGATCACGACCTATACGACCCCCTAG